Below is a genomic region from Acidobacteriota bacterium.
GCTGAAGACGCTTCTTTTCCCGGGAAACACTTGGCTTTCGTGACGGCCTTCCTGGACCGGAGCGAAGCCGCATATAAGAAGACAGCCGACAACATTGCTTGGGGAACATTCGCCTGGTTCGCCACCGAGCCATCAAATCTACTGTTCTTCTATAGAGGGAGCGGGGAAGAGGTCAAGTCCCTCTCAGACTGGACGCAGGATAAGCTATAGTGCAGTGCGTCAGAAGTTTTGAGCCAGCTTCAGGTTGCCCCAGGCGGCCACAGGCCCTTGTTCCTCGATGAGATCGACTGGGGCGAGCCGGTCGATTTCAGCGCCTCCAGGGCGTCATACAGGCTTCCGCCGACCGCCCCATCGCCGCCACCATCCTGCAAGCGCGGCCCGCCCAACTCGCCACCATGCCGGTCAGCCTTGCATAGCCTTGGCCAAGGAGGGTCTGTCAGTTGTCCTTTTTGCCCAGGGCTTCGATGCGCGCTTTGAGCCGGGGGTCGTTGGGGTGCTGGGCGAGAAGTTCCTCGTAAAGCTCTCGGGCTTTGGCCCTTTCGCCGCTGGCGGCGTAGGCTTCGGCCAGCCAGAATTTCGACTGACCCGACTCGGGGTGGAACTCGAGGTTGAGCAGGCTGATCTTAGCTGACGCCTCGTATTGGCCCTCCCCGTGCAGCGCGGAGGCCACCTCCACCAGCGGCTGCTCTTTGAAGTTGAAGGCCGCGCTGCCGTAGTATCTCTCGCGAACCTGCCGATAGTCGTCGATGGCGGCCTCCAGGTTTTCATCCTCGATCTTGCGCATCACCCGCGCCTCGATGGATTCGGGAAAAGGAAGGCCGGAGTGGCAGGTGAAGCAAGTGACCTCCAGATCGAACTCTCTTCGCTGAGAAATCTGGGGAAGCAAGCGGGAATTGATCTCGTCCACCATGCGCAGCATCTGGCGTGCCTTATCCTTGGTGGGCTTGATGTCGAGGGAGAAATCGACTCCCCTCAGATCAGAAGTCCTCTGCTCCTCGGTCCCGTGGCAATACGTGCAGGGTGCGCCCAGGGCGAAGGAGAATTGACGCATTTGCGGGATCAGTTCCGACCGCTTGGTGCCCTCGGGGTAGTATTTGAGGTTCTTGGTTTCGTCCGACTGCTGCTGGGGAGCGGATTCCGGTTCGGTGAGTTCGGCGCCCACAAGAATGAAAAGAGACAGAAGAGCAAGGAACCCTGGATTCATGCTGGTATCCTCCTTGGATTTTGGCAGCTCCCGATGGCGGTAGCTCCAGCACCCTAGCAGAGAAAGATGGCGGTCAGGTCGCCATGCGGCAAGGGTTTTGTCAGGACTGTGTCAGGAAACGATCCAGTTTCGGTCAGAAGGGGAGCCTGGCGGCGCTTCAGCATTGACAGGCGGTCCCTGGAGAACCAAGCTGAAACAGGATGAGACGACTCGGAAGACACGGGGACGGCGTTTCCCGGCACGGTTTCCTCTTCGTCCTGCTGCTGGCCACTCTGGTCCTGACAGGACTGTTGGCCTACCAGGCCCTGGAGGCCACGTTCTCACACCGGGCGACGGCGGAAAGCGTCTTGAACGACTACACGGCTCTGGCCGCTCACGAATTCGTTCGCCGATCCACCACGCAACTGGGCTATTATGGCTTCTATCCCGCTCTCAGACCTTTGGCCGCAAGCGAACTGCCGGACCCCGCTCAGCTACAAGAGAAAGTTCCCCAGCCCCTGGTGCGGACCTACTTCAGGCTGAGTTCCCAGGAGAGAATCGAAGTACGCGGACGCGATGAGTCCTCCTTCTTCGATTCACGGGTGATCACGGAACTCCTGCGCCATTCTCAAGACTACGATCCTGAGTGGCAGTACGCCTTGCTCTTGCTCCCGCCCGAGGAAGAGAGCGCTCTGGTCTACCGAAAACGCGCCGCCGATCCGGACTTGATTGCCGAAGGATTCATTACCGACTCCCAGATCCTGGGCCGCTATTTCGAGCAGGCGTTGCAGCGGGGAGCTCTTCTCCCGCCCTCCCTGGGCGGCGGCAAGGTCGACAACTCGTTGCTCTCGATCTCGGTCAGCGGACCCGGAGGCCGCAGCCTCTTCAAGACCAGGACGACCTATGCCTCCTCCATTCGGGCCTATGACCAACTGGGCGACGGGCTGCGCGATATCGGCGTCGTCGTTTCGCTGAATCCCCAGGCGGCCTCCCAGCTCGTCATCGGCGGCCTGCCCTATTCCCGCATCCCGATCTTGCTGGGGCTGCTGATTCTGTCGTCGGTATTGATCCTGGCGGCCCTGCTTCAATTGCACCGGGAAAGAGACTTCAGCCGCCGCCAAGCGGATTTCATCGCCGCCGTTTCCCACGAGCTGCGGACACCCCTGGCCCAGATACAGATGTTCAGCGAAACCCTGCTGCTCAAGCGGGTGCGTTCGGAAAGCGAAGAAAGGCGTTCTCTGGAGATCATCTCTCAGGAGACCAAGCGCCTGGCCAATCTGGTGGACAACGTCATCCAGTTCACCAGGTCGCTGCGCCGCAAGACCCAGGTGACCAAGCAACCCACCCGGATCCTGCCCCTGCTGAGGGAATTGCGCGATTATTTCGCACCCCTGGCCGATTCCTCGGGCTGCCAGATCCGCATCGAGGCCGATTCAGACCACCGCATTCGCGTCGACTCGGACGCCTTGCGGCTCATCCTCCTCAACCTGGTCGACAACGCCGTCAAATACGGGCCGGACGGCCAGACGGTACGGCTGGGGCTTGCCCGTCAAGACTCCAAGGTGCGCATTTGGGTGGAGGACGAAGGGGAAGGGATTCAGGAGTCGGAAAGAGAACGGATCTGGAAGCGCTTCGAGCGGCTGCCCCGGCACCGAAGCGCCGCGCCGGCCGGGACCGGCATCGGCCTCTCGGTGGTGCGCGAGCTGACCGAGGCCCAGGGGGGAGAGGTTTGGGTGGAAGCGGGCCGACAGGGCGGAGCCCGATTCGTCGTCGAGTTTGCGGCCCCTGCCGGCGACGCGCCGGCCAAGCCCCAAGAAACGGAGACGGAGCCATGAAAAGAATCCTGCTGGTCGAGGACAACCGAAACCTGGCCTACGGTCTGCAGAACAACCTGGAGATCGAGGGATACGAGGTCGAGGTGGCCCGCAACGGGCCCCAGGGGTTGCAGGCGGCCCGCACCTCTCCTCCCGATCTGATCATCCTTGATCTGATGCTGCCCGGGCTGGACGGCTTCCGCCTTCTGCGCTCCCTGCGCGAGGGGGGAAGCGACGTCCCGGTGCTGATCCTCAGCGCCCGCGGAGAGGAACTGGACAAGGTGCGGGGCTTCCGCTTCGGCGCTGACGATTACGTCACCAAGCCCTTCAGCGTGCTGGAACTGCTAGCCCGCATCGAGGCCCTGCTCAGACGCTCCGGCGGACAGACCTCGAGGGAAGAAAACCAGCGTCCCGTCAGCTTCGGCAAGATCGAGGTCGATCCGGCCACCCGCGAAGTGAAGCGGGACGGCGAGTTGGTGGCCCTGGCCCCCAAAGAGTTCGACCTGCTGTGGGAACTGCTGCAACGCGACGGCGCCGTCACCTCGCGCCTGGAGTTGATCCAACGGGTGTGGGGCTATCCCGACACCGTCCTGACCCGCACCGTCGACACCCACATCGGGGAACTGCGCCGAAAGCTGGAAGAAGACCCCTCCAATCCCCGCCACATCCTGACCGTCCGCAAGGCCGGCTACCGCCTGTCCCGCTAGCGCAAATCGGCGTTGAGCGGTCAATAATTCATGGCTATCTAAGATTATTGATTCCTAAACTCTAGAACCATACAGCGTTGCGCCAGGAGCGGCATGCAGAGTAAGATGAGCCGAGGTCTGGAGAAGTTTTTCAGCTCGCGAGCAGGGGTGGCCACTTGGTCGGTCGTACGATCGGACGTTATCGAATCGAAGAGCGGCTTGGAAGCGGCGGCATGGGAGTCGTCTATAAAGCTTCCGACACCCTGCTCAAGCGTCCGGTGGCCATAAAGGTGCTGGCCGACAAGGAGGCTTTCAGCGCCGATCACCTCAAGCGCTTCCTGCAGGAAGCCCAGATGGCTTCTTCTCTGGCCCACCCCAATATCTGCACGGTTCACGACTATGGAGAGCTGGAGGGGAAGCCTTACTTCGTCATGGAGCTTCTGCATGGAAGAAGCC
It encodes:
- a CDS encoding c-type cytochrome — its product is MNPGFLALLSLFILVGAELTEPESAPQQQSDETKNLKYYPEGTKRSELIPQMRQFSFALGAPCTYCHGTEEQRTSDLRGVDFSLDIKPTKDKARQMLRMVDEINSRLLPQISQRREFDLEVTCFTCHSGLPFPESIEARVMRKIEDENLEAAIDDYRQVRERYYGSAAFNFKEQPLVEVASALHGEGQYEASAKISLLNLEFHPESGQSKFWLAEAYAASGERAKARELYEELLAQHPNDPRLKARIEALGKKDN
- a CDS encoding HAMP domain-containing sensor histidine kinase, with translation MRRLGRHGDGVSRHGFLFVLLLATLVLTGLLAYQALEATFSHRATAESVLNDYTALAAHEFVRRSTTQLGYYGFYPALRPLAASELPDPAQLQEKVPQPLVRTYFRLSSQERIEVRGRDESSFFDSRVITELLRHSQDYDPEWQYALLLLPPEEESALVYRKRAADPDLIAEGFITDSQILGRYFEQALQRGALLPPSLGGGKVDNSLLSISVSGPGGRSLFKTRTTYASSIRAYDQLGDGLRDIGVVVSLNPQAASQLVIGGLPYSRIPILLGLLILSSVLILAALLQLHRERDFSRRQADFIAAVSHELRTPLAQIQMFSETLLLKRVRSESEERRSLEIISQETKRLANLVDNVIQFTRSLRRKTQVTKQPTRILPLLRELRDYFAPLADSSGCQIRIEADSDHRIRVDSDALRLILLNLVDNAVKYGPDGQTVRLGLARQDSKVRIWVEDEGEGIQESERERIWKRFERLPRHRSAAPAGTGIGLSVVRELTEAQGGEVWVEAGRQGGARFVVEFAAPAGDAPAKPQETETEP
- a CDS encoding response regulator transcription factor, which produces MKRILLVEDNRNLAYGLQNNLEIEGYEVEVARNGPQGLQAARTSPPDLIILDLMLPGLDGFRLLRSLREGGSDVPVLILSARGEELDKVRGFRFGADDYVTKPFSVLELLARIEALLRRSGGQTSREENQRPVSFGKIEVDPATREVKRDGELVALAPKEFDLLWELLQRDGAVTSRLELIQRVWGYPDTVLTRTVDTHIGELRRKLEEDPSNPRHILTVRKAGYRLSR